A window of Salvelinus alpinus chromosome 31, SLU_Salpinus.1, whole genome shotgun sequence contains these coding sequences:
- the LOC139561731 gene encoding uncharacterized protein encodes MERIYIPALVLYGFYLTHAVSVSPPHLVVVHLGENVTLQCINVLKTPGHVGWFKQVDSSEPLCITSMWSSVPIVHHQNGFQVKHMKMLITNRTIFLTITEVDVADSGLYFCGMSDNYFIFTNATVLKVQGHKDYDKDPTGHYEEEEFGTMKLFLLVVILGVVTAVLLIIILILVLKVRRDANRLNTGPDSQRQPQNDPNQDPDALNYAALNFTSKKKKRERRREKELDPHVVYAATR; translated from the exons ATGGAACGCATATATATACCAGCTCTCGTCCTCTACGGCTTCT ATCTGACCCATGCGGTGTCTGTCTCTCCGCCACACTTAGTGGTGGTCCATTTAGGGGAAAATGTCACCCTGCAGTGCATCAATGTCCTTAAAACTCCAGGACACGTTGGCTGGTTCAAGCAAGTCGACAGCTCAGAACCCCTGTGCATCACGTCTATGTGGAGCTCAGTGCCAATTGTTCATCATCAAAATGGATTTCAGGTCAAGCATATGAAAATGTTAATCACCAATAGAACTATCTTTCTCACAATCACAGAGGTGGATGTAGCTGATTCTGGTCTGTACTTCTGTGGAATGTCGGATAACTATTTCATCTTCACCAACGCGACTGTCCTGAAGGTCCAAG GTCACAAAGATTATGACAAGGACCCTACAGGGCACTATGAAGAAG AGGAATTTGGAACCATGAAGCTCTTCCTACTGGTTGTGATCCTGGGTGTTGTAACTGCTGTTCTATTGATAATCATCCTCATCCTGGTCCTCAAGGTCAGAAGAGATGCAAACAGACTAAACACAG GACCTGACTCGCAACGACAACCACAAAATGATCCG AACCAAGATCCTGATGCACTGAATTATGCTGCCCTGAATTTCACCTCCAAgaaaaagaagagggagagaagaagagagaaggagctAGACCCCCATGTAGTGTATGCTGCTACAAGATGA
- the LOC139561030 gene encoding uncharacterized protein translates to MERIYIPALVLYGFYLTHVVSVSPPHLVVVHSGENVTLQCINVLKKMGHVGWFKQVNSSEPLCITSMWSSLPTVHHQNGFQGNHMKMLITNRTTFLEITEVDEADSGLYFCGTLDNFFIFTNATVLKVQGHKDDKNPTEHYDKGEEDGTMKLFLLVVILGVVTAVLLIIILILVLKVRRDANRLNTVRFVCQVNQRFSLSSWFSQSLFFLILLVLTLACPDSEPACLTTLPAPDLEPACHPVPF, encoded by the exons ATGGAACGCATATATATACCAGCTCTCGTCCTCTACGGCTTCT ATCTGACCCATGTTGTGTCGGTCTCTCCGCCACACTTAGTGGTGGTCCATTCGGGGGAAAATGTCACCCTGCAGTGCATCAATGTCCTTAAAAAAATGGGACACGTTGGCTGGTTCAAGCAAGTCAACAGCTCAGAACCCCTGTGCATCACGTCAATGTGGAGCTCTCTGCCAACTGTTCATCATCAAAATGGATTTCAGGGCAATCATATGAAAATGTTAATCACCAATAGAACTACCTTTCTCGAAATCACAGAGGTGGATGAAGCTGATTCTGGTCTGTACTTCTGTGGAACGTTGGATAACTTTTTCATCTTCACCAACGCGACTGTCCTGAAGGTCCAAG GTCACAAAGATGACAAGAACCCTACAGAGCACTATGACAAAG GAGAGGAAGATGGAACCATGAAGCTCTTCCTATTGGTTGTGATCCTGGGTGTTGTAACTGCTGTTCTATTGATAATCATCCTCATCCTGGTCCTCAAGGTCAGAAGAGATGCAAACAGACTAAACACAG ttcgttttgtttgccAAGTAAACCAGCGTTTTTCTCTCAGCTCCTggttttcccagtctctctttttcctcatcctcctggttttgacccttgcctgccctgactccgagcccgcctgcctgaccactctgcctgcccctgacctcgagcctgcctgccaccctgTACCGTTTTGA